Proteins encoded together in one Catellatospora citrea window:
- a CDS encoding TetR/AcrR family transcriptional regulator gives MLAESRRVPAGAAVLRGDITEAIQAAVVEELAAVGYGRLSIEAVARRAGVAKTAVYRRWGSKLEMVLEIVAGVAGRKLPLPDTGTLTGDLTVFMQILVIALRHPLASQIIPDLLAEASRNAEIAQTLQQALRANQHEIGTLLVGRAVERGELPTGTDPDLAVDLIVGPIYWRLTVNRDPLPTDYVKRLVDAVIAALSA, from the coding sequence GTGCTGGCAGAGAGTAGGCGAGTCCCCGCGGGGGCCGCGGTGTTGAGAGGTGACATCACCGAGGCCATTCAGGCTGCGGTGGTGGAGGAGCTTGCCGCTGTGGGCTACGGCCGACTTTCGATCGAGGCGGTGGCCCGCCGTGCGGGCGTGGCCAAGACCGCGGTGTACCGCCGGTGGGGTTCGAAGCTCGAGATGGTGCTGGAGATCGTGGCGGGGGTCGCGGGCCGCAAGCTGCCGCTGCCCGACACCGGCACGCTGACCGGCGATCTGACGGTGTTCATGCAGATCCTGGTGATAGCACTGCGTCACCCGCTGGCCTCGCAGATCATCCCCGACCTGCTGGCCGAGGCGTCGCGCAACGCCGAGATCGCGCAGACCCTGCAGCAGGCGCTGCGCGCCAACCAGCACGAGATCGGAACGCTGTTGGTCGGCCGGGCGGTGGAGCGCGGCGAACTGCCCACGGGCACCGACCCGGACCTCGCGGTGGACCTGATCGTCGGCCCGATCTACTGGCGGCTCACGGTCAACCGCGATCCACTGCCCACCGACTACGTGAAGCGGTTGGTCGACGCGGTCATCGCCGCCCTGTCCGCCTGA
- a CDS encoding acyltransferase: MTGTPSTPPVFVHPSADVEEGAQVGAGTKIWHLAHVRNSATIGAGCVIGRNVYVDAEVVIGDLVKIQNNVSVYHGVTIEDEVFVGPCVVFTNDLRPRAQNPDWQITPTLIKRGASLGANATIVCGTVIGEHAMVAAGSVVTKSVAPNQLVAGNPARHLGWVDEKGNIVSREAQRPDGL; this comes from the coding sequence ATGACTGGCACCCCCTCCACACCCCCCGTTTTCGTGCATCCCAGCGCCGACGTCGAGGAAGGCGCCCAGGTCGGCGCCGGCACCAAGATCTGGCACCTGGCCCACGTGCGCAACAGCGCGACCATCGGCGCCGGCTGCGTGATCGGGCGCAACGTGTACGTCGACGCCGAAGTCGTGATCGGCGACCTTGTGAAGATCCAGAACAACGTGTCGGTGTACCACGGCGTCACCATCGAGGACGAGGTCTTCGTCGGTCCGTGCGTGGTCTTCACCAACGACCTGCGGCCGCGGGCGCAGAACCCGGACTGGCAGATCACCCCGACGCTGATCAAGCGGGGGGCCTCGCTCGGCGCCAACGCCACCATCGTCTGCGGCACCGTGATCGGCGAGCACGCGATGGTCGCGGCCGGTTCCGTGGTGACCAAGAGCGTCGCACCGAACCAGCTGGTCGCCGGCAACCCCGCCCGCCACCTCGGCTGGGTGGACGAGAAGGGCAACATCGTGTCCCGCGAGGCGCAGCGCCCCGACGGCCTTTGA
- a CDS encoding inositol monophosphatase family protein has translation MIDRIVEILRETAEAVVLPRFRNLADGEIVEKSPGDLVTVADREAEVMLTARLAALLPGSLVVGEEAVAADPDVLTRLDDDGAVWLIDPIDGTGNFAAGQEPFGMMVALMRGGVPVLAVIYEPVPGTVAAAEAGAGSYVDGVRMVLDHTPVGADQLRGAVMTKYLPPELREQVVSRLPNLSEAIPGLRCAAREYPELLRETRHFALFWRAKPWDHAPGALLMREAGGVVRHFDGADYDPVHPRNGLVVCRDDAVFGLVRSVLLA, from the coding sequence ATGATTGACCGGATTGTGGAGATTCTGCGGGAAACCGCGGAGGCGGTGGTCCTGCCGAGGTTCCGCAACCTGGCCGACGGGGAGATCGTCGAGAAGAGCCCCGGGGATCTCGTCACCGTCGCCGACCGGGAGGCCGAGGTCATGCTGACCGCACGGCTCGCGGCGTTGCTGCCGGGCTCGCTGGTGGTCGGCGAGGAGGCCGTCGCGGCCGACCCGGACGTGCTCACCCGCCTGGACGACGACGGCGCGGTGTGGCTGATCGACCCGATCGACGGCACCGGCAACTTCGCCGCCGGGCAGGAGCCGTTCGGCATGATGGTCGCCCTGATGCGCGGCGGCGTGCCGGTGCTCGCGGTGATCTACGAGCCGGTCCCGGGGACCGTGGCCGCGGCCGAGGCCGGCGCCGGATCCTATGTCGACGGCGTCCGGATGGTGCTGGACCACACCCCGGTCGGCGCGGACCAGCTGCGCGGTGCGGTGATGACCAAGTATCTGCCGCCCGAGCTGCGCGAGCAGGTCGTGTCGCGGCTGCCCAACCTCTCCGAGGCGATCCCGGGGCTGCGCTGCGCCGCCCGGGAGTACCCCGAACTGCTGCGCGAGACGCGGCACTTCGCCCTGTTCTGGCGGGCCAAGCCGTGGGACCACGCGCCGGGCGCGCTGCTGATGCGCGAGGCCGGCGGCGTGGTGCGGCACTTCGACGGGGCCGACTACGACCCGGTGCACCCGCGCAACGGCCTCGTCGTGTGCCGTGACGATGCGGTGTTTGGGCTGGTACGCAGCGTGTTGCTGGCATGA
- a CDS encoding coiled-coil domain-containing protein, with protein MTLTVRPRRRFVPAIAVAVAAAVLVTAFPTAAQAEPNEISSTKVAQLRQTLESAAGQYLEAEGLLTKAKTEQAALNQKLVVAENRYLRAKTSVQKYAAEAYKAGRLGVIGVMLNANTPDSFLARSAALEKMAARDEARISELVSARKEIDGTKADIDNRVREQNKQLSEMAKLRGATERALSAVGGYTTTGWVDPYAPTAAPAKRNSDGSWPSQGCTVNDPTPANGCITPRTLHALQQAQRWFDHYVSCYRSGDMYEHPKGRACDFSSEPDGFKNFSSKGANKLYGDKLASFFVKNASRLGVMYVIWYCKIWLAGSGWKTYRSAGGNCGDDPAGDHTNHVHLSVL; from the coding sequence GTGACCCTGACGGTGCGCCCTCGCCGGCGTTTCGTGCCGGCCATCGCCGTCGCCGTGGCGGCAGCGGTGCTCGTGACCGCGTTCCCCACCGCGGCGCAGGCCGAGCCCAACGAGATCTCCTCGACCAAGGTCGCGCAGCTGCGCCAGACCCTGGAGAGCGCCGCCGGTCAGTACCTGGAGGCCGAAGGCCTGCTCACCAAGGCCAAGACCGAGCAGGCCGCGCTCAACCAGAAGCTGGTCGTCGCGGAGAACCGCTACCTGCGCGCCAAGACCAGCGTGCAGAAGTACGCGGCCGAGGCCTACAAGGCCGGACGCCTGGGCGTCATCGGCGTCATGCTGAACGCCAACACGCCGGACTCCTTCCTGGCCCGCTCCGCCGCCCTGGAGAAGATGGCGGCCCGCGACGAGGCCCGCATCAGCGAGCTGGTCAGTGCCCGCAAGGAGATCGACGGCACCAAGGCCGATATCGACAACCGGGTCCGCGAGCAGAACAAGCAGCTGTCCGAGATGGCGAAGTTGCGCGGCGCCACCGAGCGGGCGCTGTCGGCCGTCGGCGGGTACACCACCACCGGCTGGGTCGACCCCTACGCGCCGACCGCCGCGCCGGCCAAGCGCAACTCGGACGGCAGCTGGCCGTCGCAGGGCTGCACCGTGAACGACCCGACCCCGGCCAACGGCTGCATCACCCCGCGCACCCTGCACGCCCTGCAGCAGGCCCAGCGGTGGTTCGACCACTACGTCTCCTGCTACCGCTCCGGCGACATGTACGAGCACCCCAAGGGCCGGGCCTGCGACTTCTCCTCGGAGCCGGACGGGTTCAAGAACTTCTCGTCCAAGGGCGCGAACAAGCTCTACGGCGACAAGCTGGCCTCGTTCTTCGTCAAGAACGCGAGCAGGCTCGGCGTCATGTACGTGATCTGGTACTGCAAGATCTGGCTGGCCGGATCGGGCTGGAAGACGTATCGATCCGCGGGCGGCAACTGCGGCGACGACCCGGCCGGCGACCACACCAACCACGTTCACCTGTCCGTCCTCTAG
- a CDS encoding substrate-binding domain-containing protein has translation MSRRVFVASTVAAALLAAAACSSPQEAAQGTGGDGAPVKVGLVYSQSGALASYGKQYIDGFKAGLAQATNGTNKVNGRTIELLEADDAGDPAKAVSAAKDLIGKGVKILAGSASSGVALQVAPVAAQDKTLFISGPAATDGVTGINRYTFRSGRQSYQDVLAAKSFIGDAKDKKVVVFAQDSAFGKANEAAVTAVIGGAGAKVSAILVPASATDFTPFASQVNTAKPDLLFVAWAGTTATAMWQALDQQGVLTSTTVVTGLDQKASYPVFGAAGEKISFLSHYFDGATSNEAAKAAGAKITGGLDLFSPDGFNAAQMVVRAIAEGGDDVEKMVTALEGWSFDGVKGKMTIRKEDHAMIQPMFQVKLVGSGPAAKPQLVKELAPEDVTPPAVAMKP, from the coding sequence TTGTCCCGGCGCGTGTTCGTTGCCTCGACGGTCGCCGCTGCCCTGCTGGCCGCGGCCGCTTGCAGCAGCCCGCAGGAGGCGGCCCAGGGCACGGGCGGGGACGGCGCGCCGGTCAAGGTCGGCCTGGTCTACTCCCAGTCCGGGGCCCTGGCCAGCTACGGCAAGCAGTACATCGACGGCTTCAAGGCCGGGCTGGCCCAGGCCACCAACGGCACCAACAAGGTCAACGGCCGCACGATCGAGTTGCTCGAGGCCGACGACGCCGGTGACCCGGCCAAGGCGGTGTCCGCGGCGAAGGACCTGATCGGCAAGGGTGTCAAGATCCTCGCCGGCTCGGCCTCCTCCGGAGTGGCGCTGCAGGTCGCGCCGGTCGCCGCGCAGGACAAGACGCTGTTCATCTCCGGCCCGGCCGCGACCGACGGCGTCACCGGCATCAACCGGTACACGTTCCGCTCCGGCCGCCAGTCGTACCAGGACGTGCTCGCCGCGAAGTCGTTCATCGGCGACGCCAAGGACAAGAAGGTCGTGGTGTTCGCGCAGGACAGCGCGTTCGGCAAGGCCAACGAGGCCGCGGTGACGGCGGTCATCGGCGGCGCGGGCGCGAAGGTGTCGGCGATCCTGGTCCCGGCCAGCGCCACCGACTTCACCCCGTTCGCCAGCCAGGTCAACACCGCCAAGCCGGATCTGCTCTTCGTGGCCTGGGCGGGCACCACCGCCACCGCCATGTGGCAGGCGCTGGACCAGCAGGGCGTGCTCACCAGCACCACGGTGGTGACCGGTCTGGACCAGAAGGCGTCGTACCCGGTGTTCGGCGCGGCCGGCGAGAAGATCTCCTTCCTGTCGCACTACTTCGACGGCGCGACCAGCAACGAGGCCGCCAAGGCGGCGGGCGCGAAGATCACCGGCGGGCTCGACCTGTTCAGCCCCGACGGCTTCAACGCCGCGCAGATGGTGGTCCGGGCGATCGCCGAGGGCGGCGACGACGTCGAGAAGATGGTCACCGCGCTGGAGGGCTGGAGCTTCGACGGGGTCAAGGGCAAGATGACCATCCGCAAGGAGGACCACGCCATGATCCAGCCGATGTTCCAGGTCAAGCTCGTGGGTTCCGGCCCGGCCGCCAAGCCGCAGCTGGTCAAGGAGCTGGCGCCGGAAGACGTCACCCCGCCCGCCGTAGCGATGAAGCCCTGA
- a CDS encoding ABC transporter ATP-binding protein, translating to MLATEALTWRIGEVAIVDGVSLQLHPGEFLGVIGPNGAGKTSLFNLVSGLRAVTAGRVLLHGADITTLAPHRRAQRGLGRTFQSSSVFGSLSVRENVRLAVQAHHGGSLALWRRAAAYREVATRADECLATVGLGARGDALAGTLAHGEKRKLEIALLLAGEPSVLLLDEPMAGVSAEDVPELVEVIRELTAHSGRSVLMVEHHMDVILDLADRIAVMHHGALLACDTPDAVMANATVQEAYLGEGL from the coding sequence GTGCTGGCCACCGAGGCGCTGACCTGGCGCATCGGCGAAGTCGCCATCGTCGACGGCGTGTCCCTACAGCTGCACCCCGGTGAGTTCCTCGGCGTGATCGGCCCGAACGGGGCCGGCAAGACGTCGCTGTTCAACCTCGTCTCGGGCCTGCGCGCGGTCACCGCCGGGCGGGTGCTGCTGCACGGCGCGGACATCACCACGCTGGCCCCGCACCGCCGGGCGCAGCGCGGACTGGGCCGCACCTTCCAGTCCTCGTCGGTCTTCGGCAGCCTGTCGGTCCGCGAGAACGTACGGCTCGCGGTGCAGGCCCACCACGGCGGCTCGCTGGCCCTGTGGCGGCGCGCCGCGGCCTACCGCGAGGTCGCGACGCGGGCCGACGAGTGCCTGGCCACGGTCGGGCTAGGCGCGCGGGGCGACGCGCTCGCCGGGACGCTGGCCCACGGCGAGAAGCGCAAGCTGGAGATCGCGCTGCTGCTGGCGGGCGAGCCGTCGGTGCTGCTGCTGGACGAGCCGATGGCCGGGGTCTCCGCGGAGGACGTGCCCGAGCTGGTCGAGGTGATCCGGGAGCTGACCGCCCACAGCGGTCGCAGCGTGCTCATGGTGGAACACCACATGGACGTGATCCTGGACCTGGCCGACCGCATCGCCGTCATGCACCACGGCGCGCTGCTGGCCTGCGACACCCCCGACGCGGTGATGGCCAACGCCACCGTGCAGGAGGCATACCTGGGGGAGGGACTATGA
- a CDS encoding ABC transporter ATP-binding protein codes for MTTGQIAAPLGADPAGAASLLHVENLSVRIAGLHILQGVSFDVASSGVTVLLGRNGVGKSTTLRAILGLTPRNGTATGSVRLGGEEILGRPTHALVKAGLGFVPEDRCVFAGLTVAENLRLAERTDIPDYDLVFSLFPELSKRAKQRAGSLSGGQQQMLSLGRVLLNRNRLLLIDEPTKGLAPKVVTEVAEALERAAQAVPVLLVEQNLAVVRRLAGDAVVIAAGQVAWTGSGEQLLADPALTKSLLAVNAAGGH; via the coding sequence ATGACGACCGGACAGATCGCCGCGCCGCTTGGCGCCGACCCCGCGGGGGCGGCGAGCCTGCTGCACGTCGAGAACCTGTCGGTGCGGATCGCCGGGCTGCACATTCTGCAGGGCGTGTCCTTCGACGTCGCATCGTCGGGCGTGACCGTGCTGCTGGGGCGCAACGGGGTGGGCAAGTCGACCACGCTGCGCGCGATCCTGGGGCTGACCCCGCGCAACGGCACCGCGACCGGTTCGGTCCGGCTCGGCGGCGAGGAGATCCTCGGCAGGCCCACGCACGCGCTGGTCAAGGCGGGGCTGGGCTTCGTGCCCGAGGACCGGTGTGTGTTCGCCGGGCTGACCGTCGCGGAAAACCTGCGGCTGGCCGAGCGCACCGACATCCCGGACTACGACCTGGTCTTCAGTCTCTTCCCGGAGCTGTCCAAGCGGGCCAAGCAGCGGGCGGGCTCGCTGTCCGGCGGGCAGCAGCAGATGCTGTCGCTGGGCCGCGTGCTGCTGAACCGGAACCGGCTGCTGCTCATCGACGAGCCGACCAAGGGCCTCGCGCCCAAGGTGGTCACCGAGGTGGCCGAGGCCCTGGAACGGGCCGCGCAGGCGGTGCCGGTGCTGCTCGTCGAGCAGAACCTCGCCGTCGTACGCAGGCTCGCCGGCGACGCCGTCGTCATCGCCGCGGGCCAGGTCGCCTGGACCGGGTCGGGCGAGCAACTGCTGGCCGACCCGGCGCTCACCAAGTCTCTGCTGGCCGTCAACGCTGCCGGGGGGCACTGA
- a CDS encoding branched-chain amino acid ABC transporter permease, whose product MSTIVLMTVTGLGLAALYFLVASGLSLVFGLADVLNFAHGLFLSVGAYATWWAAGNLPGAGPDGWGFVLAVAFGVVAGTVVAALVELVMIRPLYSRTIEQVLVTVGLSLAGVAALQAGFGADPRPFPRPSWTQQVVTLAGARVPLDRLLLIVAAVVVLGLLLAFLRWTRYGLIIRAGVENREMVTALGIDVRKAFTLVFAIGGAAAALAGALSGVYFGSVSPTSGASLLIFAFIVVVIGGMGSVLGSAVAAVAVGLLQQFVNYYGTSGAGDICVVALLAVVLLWRPAGLAGKAATA is encoded by the coding sequence ATGTCGACGATCGTCCTGATGACCGTCACCGGGCTCGGCCTGGCGGCGCTGTACTTCCTGGTCGCGTCGGGCCTGTCGCTCGTGTTCGGGCTCGCCGACGTGCTCAACTTCGCGCACGGGCTGTTCCTGTCCGTCGGCGCGTACGCCACCTGGTGGGCCGCGGGCAACCTGCCCGGCGCGGGCCCCGACGGGTGGGGGTTCGTGCTCGCCGTCGCCTTCGGCGTGGTGGCCGGGACCGTGGTGGCGGCGCTGGTGGAGCTGGTCATGATCCGGCCGCTCTACTCGCGCACCATCGAGCAGGTGCTGGTCACCGTCGGCCTGTCGCTGGCCGGGGTGGCCGCGCTGCAGGCGGGCTTCGGCGCGGACCCGCGTCCCTTCCCGCGCCCGTCGTGGACCCAGCAGGTGGTCACCCTGGCCGGAGCCCGGGTGCCGCTGGACCGGCTGCTGCTGATCGTCGCCGCCGTGGTGGTGCTCGGACTGCTGCTGGCCTTCCTGCGCTGGACCCGGTACGGCCTGATCATCCGGGCCGGGGTGGAGAACCGGGAGATGGTGACCGCGCTCGGCATCGACGTGCGCAAGGCGTTCACGCTGGTCTTCGCCATCGGCGGGGCGGCCGCGGCGCTCGCGGGCGCGCTGTCCGGGGTGTACTTCGGCAGCGTCTCACCGACCAGCGGCGCCTCGCTGCTGATCTTCGCGTTCATCGTGGTCGTGATCGGCGGCATGGGCTCAGTGCTCGGCTCGGCGGTCGCCGCGGTCGCGGTGGGCCTGCTGCAGCAGTTCGTCAACTACTACGGCACCTCGGGCGCCGGAGACATCTGCGTGGTCGCGCTGCTGGCCGTCGTGCTGCTGTGGCGTCCCGCGGGCCTGGCCGGAAAGGCGGCGACAGCATGA
- a CDS encoding branched-chain amino acid ABC transporter permease: MTATQTPVAHTPEKPAGPPAAGGPTGFALVKRFWPVAAFVLLAVLPYSGITIPGLFDGPINSPGALQVLALCLVFGGLAAGYDLLFGRTGLLSFGHALYFALGVYGTDILITKYGYPLPLAALLAVLFATTVATALGAVALRVHGIAFSMVTLAFGQVGAILVARDPGGLTGGEEGLSLDASGLPDALVGVVNTVNLYWIALAYLGLVVVVLHRVAQSPTGRVFAGLRDDERRIGVLGLDPYRFKLVSFTLSSALAALGGVVYLLLAAGASPHVASSDLTLTLLVMVVLGGPGTRFGPVLGGVLFTYLDHRLTDFGASDAVDSLPGVLAGPLSQPLFVLGTIFILAVYFFPGGLAGLGSRLTALRRAVTPRPTLPRRNS; the protein is encoded by the coding sequence ATGACGGCGACGCAGACCCCCGTGGCGCACACTCCAGAGAAGCCGGCCGGGCCGCCCGCGGCGGGCGGTCCGACGGGGTTCGCGCTGGTGAAGCGGTTCTGGCCGGTGGCGGCGTTCGTGCTGCTGGCGGTGCTGCCGTACAGCGGGATCACGATTCCGGGGCTGTTCGACGGGCCGATCAACTCGCCCGGGGCGCTGCAGGTGCTGGCGCTGTGCCTGGTCTTCGGCGGCCTCGCGGCAGGCTACGACCTGCTGTTCGGGCGCACCGGCCTGCTCTCGTTCGGGCACGCGCTCTACTTCGCGCTCGGCGTCTACGGCACCGACATCCTCATCACGAAGTACGGCTACCCGCTGCCGCTGGCCGCGCTGCTGGCGGTGCTGTTCGCGACCACCGTCGCGACGGCCCTGGGCGCGGTCGCGCTGCGGGTGCACGGCATCGCCTTCTCCATGGTCACCCTGGCGTTCGGCCAGGTCGGCGCGATCCTGGTGGCCCGGGATCCGGGCGGCCTGACCGGTGGCGAGGAGGGCCTGTCGCTGGACGCCTCCGGGCTGCCCGACGCGCTGGTCGGCGTCGTCAACACGGTCAACCTGTACTGGATCGCGCTGGCCTACCTCGGCCTGGTCGTGGTGGTGCTGCACCGGGTGGCGCAGTCGCCGACCGGGCGGGTCTTCGCGGGCCTGCGCGACGACGAGCGGCGCATCGGGGTGCTGGGGCTGGACCCGTACCGCTTCAAGCTGGTGTCCTTCACCCTGTCCAGCGCCCTGGCCGCGCTCGGCGGCGTGGTGTACCTGCTGCTCGCGGCAGGTGCGTCCCCGCACGTCGCGTCGTCGGATCTGACGCTGACGCTGCTGGTGATGGTGGTGCTCGGCGGTCCGGGCACCCGGTTCGGCCCGGTGCTGGGCGGGGTGCTGTTCACCTACCTGGACCACCGGCTGACCGACTTCGGCGCGTCCGACGCGGTGGACTCGCTGCCCGGGGTGCTGGCCGGGCCGCTGTCCCAGCCGCTGTTCGTGCTGGGCACGATCTTCATCCTGGCGGTCTACTTCTTCCCCGGCGGCCTGGCCGGCCTCGGCTCCCGCCTCACCGCCCTCCGCCGAGCCGTCACCCCGCGCCCCACTCTTCCCCGTCGCAACTCTTAA
- a CDS encoding C40 family peptidase — protein MIASTVLMSGAAHAEPSSAELDRQIRAKSDQLEVVVEKYHELRDDLKTTAAQTGVLQRQIEPLKEQITSRRGAVGRLAAAGYRSSRSMSLSLLLDAGTTRDIVDRLLLMKAYTQHQQREIEELALTSERYATARRTLDALLEQQKNQQRQLGRQRTTIESAITDLKKLRVKAYGPTGRTARTEDRAKPPPVPRLAGAGEKVLKFALAQIGKDYKWAGEGPGGFDCSGLVAATFRTIGIQLPHSSGRQQQRARTISRGQLVPGDLIFFYRDVHHVGIYLGGDKMVHAPQYGERVRVDPIDSLPINSFGRVVLSTP, from the coding sequence TTGATCGCGTCGACCGTCCTCATGTCGGGCGCCGCGCACGCCGAACCGTCGAGCGCCGAGCTCGACCGCCAGATCCGCGCCAAGTCCGACCAGCTCGAGGTGGTCGTGGAGAAGTACCACGAGCTACGCGACGACCTCAAGACGACGGCCGCGCAGACCGGGGTCCTGCAGCGCCAGATCGAACCGTTGAAGGAGCAGATCACTTCCCGCCGCGGCGCCGTCGGGCGGCTCGCGGCCGCCGGCTACCGGTCCAGCCGGTCCATGTCCCTGTCGCTGCTGCTCGACGCGGGCACCACGCGCGACATCGTCGACCGGCTGCTGCTCATGAAGGCGTACACCCAGCACCAGCAGCGCGAGATCGAGGAGTTGGCGCTCACCTCGGAGCGCTACGCCACCGCCCGGCGCACCCTGGACGCGCTGCTCGAACAGCAGAAGAACCAGCAGCGGCAGCTCGGCCGGCAGCGCACCACGATCGAGTCCGCGATCACGGACCTCAAGAAACTACGCGTCAAGGCGTACGGGCCCACCGGGCGGACGGCCCGCACCGAGGACCGGGCGAAGCCACCACCCGTGCCCCGTCTGGCCGGCGCGGGCGAGAAGGTCCTGAAGTTCGCGCTGGCCCAGATCGGCAAGGACTACAAGTGGGCGGGGGAGGGCCCGGGCGGCTTCGACTGCTCGGGCCTGGTCGCCGCCACGTTCCGCACGATCGGCATCCAACTGCCGCACAGCTCCGGCCGCCAGCAGCAGCGAGCCCGCACCATCTCCCGCGGCCAGCTCGTCCCCGGCGACCTGATCTTCTTCTACCGCGACGTCCACCACGTGGGCATCTACCTGGGCGGCGACAAGATGGTCCACGCCCCCCAGTACGGCGAGCGCGTCCGCGTCGACCCGATCGACTCCCTCCCCATCAACAGCTTCGGCCGCGTAGTCCTCTCCACCCCCTGA
- a CDS encoding metal-sensitive transcriptional regulator, whose amino-acid sequence MESSEKTPVSYAQDDDKQALLARLKRVEGQVRGLQRMVEQDTYCVDVLTQISAATRALQAVALGLLEGHLNHCVVDAARQGDPAAKVKEATEAIARLVRS is encoded by the coding sequence GTGGAGAGCAGCGAGAAGACCCCGGTCAGTTACGCCCAGGACGACGACAAGCAGGCGCTGCTGGCGCGGCTGAAGCGGGTCGAGGGGCAGGTTCGCGGGCTGCAGCGGATGGTCGAGCAGGACACGTACTGTGTCGACGTCCTCACGCAGATCTCGGCCGCCACTCGGGCGCTGCAGGCCGTCGCCCTCGGGCTGCTGGAGGGTCATCTCAACCACTGCGTGGTGGACGCCGCCCGGCAGGGCGACCCCGCCGCCAAAGTCAAGGAAGCCACCGAGGCGATCGCTCGCCTGGTCCGGTCATAG
- a CDS encoding heavy-metal-associated domain-containing protein: MSVRTTYQITGMTCGHCASAVTRELTALPGVKEVEIDLAAGNAAVVSDAVLPLDEVRNAVDEAGYQLAGVDA; encoded by the coding sequence ATGTCCGTTCGGACGACATACCAGATCACCGGCATGACCTGCGGGCACTGCGCCAGCGCGGTGACCAGGGAGCTGACCGCGCTGCCCGGCGTGAAGGAGGTCGAGATCGACCTCGCCGCGGGCAACGCCGCGGTCGTCAGCGATGCCGTGCTGCCGCTCGACGAGGTGCGCAACGCCGTCGACGAGGCGGGTTACCAGCTGGCCGGCGTCGATGCCTGA